GGAAGGCCGCGGCCATTGGGCGAGCGCGGCGCTCGAATGGCAGACACCGTCGGCGAAAGCGCCCATTAGCAGTTTTGACGTGACAGTTCGCCGGCAGACAGGGGCAGCATCTATCTCTTTGCAAGGCTATCCGACTTTTCCGAGTGCGACGCGCAATCCCAGCGCGGCGGCGATCCCGCACAGCGCGATTGCGGCAAAAAGAATCCACGCGCTGTCCCAGCCGAAATGCTGCACGAGCGAACCAAGCACGGCGGGTCCAAGCAGGCTGCCGACGTTGGAGCCTTGATTGATCAAGCCGAGCGTCAGCACCAGCATCGCCGGTGCAACGCGTGGCGCCGCCGCGAACACCGATCCGGGGATGAGGCCGGTCAGGCCGAGACTGGTGCAGGCCAAGATCACGACCGTTGTGAGCGACAGCCCTGCGCTGAATATTCCGAACGCAGCCACGCCCATCAACGAGAATGCGCCGAGCGGCACGGTCCACATCGGCACGCCCGCGCGGAGCAGCAAGCCGGCCGAGGCGTTGCCGGCCGCATTGGCGACCCAGGTGAGGGCGGTGATCATCCCGGCTGTCGCCACCGACAACCCGGCGCGCTCGATAAGGAGAGTCGGAAGCAAGCCTGCCATCGCCATGAATTGGAAGGTGTACAATCCGAAAGTGGTGGCCAGTAACAGAGCTGCTTTCGAACGCAGCACGATGCCGGCGTTGCCAAATCGCCTGCCGCCGGGCTGCGCGGCCACGTCAGGCAATGCCAGGAAGAACAGGAGCATTGCGGCGGCGAGACACAGTGCACCGTTGCCGAGCCACAGCATCCGCCAGCCCTGTTCGAGCACTGTTGGTCCGACCAGCATCATGATCGCCGCGCCGGACGGCAGATAGGCAGCCCACAGCGACAGGATTGTATCGAGGTCGCGCGGCGCTGCGGCACGCCGCAACAGCGAAGGAATCACGAGGACAGTTGTGAGAAAGCCGCAGCCTTCCACGACGCGGGCGGCGACGAGAAATGCTCCGTTGGTGGAGGCCGCGCCGAGGAAACTTCCGATGGCCGCGACAACAAGTCCAGCAATCATGGCGCGGCGGGCGCTGACGAACGTGGTCAGGATGCCAACCGGCATACCGAGCGCGGCACCGAGCACACTGTAGGCGCCAATAGCGGAGGCCGCGACGAACAGCGACAGCTTGAAGTCCTGCTGCAACTGCGGCAGTGCGATCGCAACCTTGCCAACCTGCAAGGCGGCGATCATGCCGGTCAGTATGAGCGCGGCAACTATGCTCCAGCGCGTATTCTTCACTTCCACGATTCAACCAAGTCCATTTGGCGCGATGTCCGACGGCGCGTGTCCAGCCGGTGTCTTCGCCCTTGAGGAAGCGACCGAAGGGCCACTTCTGCAACGTTCGCCGTACCAGCCATAAAATGCGGCGCCGAGCGTTTTACAATAACCGGAGGGGAGTTCGACCCGTTCATCCACGGTGATGTCGCCAAGTGGCGCAAGGTCGTCGAGTTCGCCGGCATTCAGAACTGAGACGCTAGTCTCAAAGCGATGCGGGGGCGCATCCTGTGCGCCCCCGCATGCGATCGTGTCGTCGGCGGCTTCGCTTCCTAGCTTCGCCGTCGTTCCGGCTTCTTGGGCGCGTAGAGCTCGGGACCGTTCCGAAGCGAGGACTCGCTGCCCCCCAAGTCATCGGCCGGGCCCTGGAATTGCGTCTGGATCTGTGACGCGATCTGGCGGAGCCAGTCTTCGGCCCGGTTCGATCGTTCTTTGTAATACTGGAGATCGGATTCAAGCTTCTTGATGTGATCTTCAGCGGCGCGAAGCTCGAGCGAAAGCTTGTGGGCGATGCCCAATGCGTGCTGGCTGTTTTTCTCCGCCATGCCGGCGGCCCGTTGAAGCAGTCCCAGGATTTCCTGGCCAGCCTTGTCGAGAGTGTCCTGGCCGTTCGCAACCGAACCGTTGGCGTCTGGCCGAACTTGATTGTTCTCTTGCATTATCGTGCTCCCCTCCGTTCGAGCCAATTACTTAGCGCTTCCGAAGGCGAGCCACCAAATTTTCACATTGGTGCCGCAATGCTTAAATCGCTCAAGCGGGAGACGTGCGCTGTCTGGAGAAACGTCGCTCGAGAGAAGGCAAGCCTTCCGAGGTGATCTGCACGTGCCGAGCCGAAGCAATTTCGCCTCCGCGCTCGTCGGCTACTCCGGCTTGATGCCCGCTTCCTTGATCAGATTGCTCCAGTTGGCGAGCTGAGTCTGGACATAAGTTGTGAATTCTTTGTGGCCGGCCCAGAACATTTCGACGCCGGACCGCTGGAACTGCTCCTGCGCCTTGGGTTGCTGGACGGCGTTATGGACCGCCTTCTCTAGCGTGCTGACGACATCGGCGGGCAGGTTGGCCGGGCCGGACAGGCCGCCCCACGGTATGATCTCGAAGCCTGGCATCACCGTCTCGTTGAGCGTCGGCACCTCGGGAAGCACGGGGCATCGTGTTTTGGTGAACACGGCGAGCGCGCGAGTCTTGCCGCTCAAGATGTGCGGCATGCCGGTGTTCAGGTCAGGCACCATCATGTCGATCTGTCCGCCGATCAGATCGGTCATGGCCGCGGGATTGCTGCGATAGGGGACGCGGGCAATATCGAGATGCAGTCGCAGCTTCAAGATCTCGCCGACGATCTGGCCCATGTTGTTGCCATGGCCATAGCTCAGCTTGCCGGGGTTGGCCTTGGCATAGGCCACGAGGTCTTGGATTGAGTTGATCGGCAGGTTCGAACGCACGGCGATGTACGATGGGTAGCTGCCGATCCGCGCGATATGCGTGAAATCCTTGACCGGGTCGATCGGCAGTTCTTTGTACAACGCGGCGCCGGAGTGCAGTGAACTCGCGGTGGCGAGCAGGGTGTAGCCATCGGGCACCGCCCTCGCCACGGCGACCGCGGCAACCAGTCCGCCGCCGCCGACCTTGTTTTCGACGATCACCGGCTGGCCGAACTGGTCCTGCAGAGATTGCGCAATCAGACGCGCGGCGGCGTCGGAGATGCTGCCGGGAGCGAACTGGTTGATGATGGTGATCCGCTGTGTCGGATAGCCTGCGGCGCGCGCAACATAAGGCGCCGCCGCCATGAAGGCCCCCACGCCGAGCGTATGCTCGAGAACACGTCGCCGCGTGACCTTCATGAATCCGCCCCGTCTCGCATATTGTATTTAGGCACCGGAGCTTAGTCAGGAATACCTTGCTCCCAAAGTCATCTTTAACATGCGAGAACGTCATAGCTACCGGCCCACGCGTGAGGCATTCTGTCGTACCTGTTTCTGCATGGCCGCAGAGAGATAGTTTTGTCCTAAAACAATCGCGGCTTGGAATGAATGATGTTGAGAGGGAGCGAGACCTTGAGGAACGATTGCGACGGCGGCGAAGCCATCCTGGAAGCTTTGCGCAATCTCAAAGTGGATTACGTCGTCTCGTCGCCAGGGTCGGAATGGCCTTCGTTCTGGGAGGCGATGGCCAGGCAAAAGCGTGATGGCAAGCCGGGGCCGACTTACATCGATTGCGGCCACGAAACGCTCGCGGTCGCGGTTGCGGCCGGCTACACCAAGTATACGGGACGCATGCAGGCGGTGCTGCTGCATGCAGGCGCGGGGCTCCTGCAAGGATCGATGGCGGTCGGCGCGGCGCGCGCCATGGAAGTCCCGATGCTGGTCATGTCGGGCGAATCCGCGGGCTACGGCGAGAGCGAATTCGACCCTGGCTCGCAATGGTATCGCAACCTCAGCGTGGTCGGCGGTCCACAGCGGCTGATCGAACCGCTGGTGAAATTCGCGCAACAGTCACCCGCTCCGGAAATCCTCTACGAAAGCGTCGTGCGCGCCGGTGAACTGGCCCAGCGTCAGCCCAAGGGGCCGACCTACATGAGCGTGTCGATGGAAACCATGCTGCACGGCTGGCAAAGGCCCGACGCGCTGCGTAGCGTGCCGCCGGCGCCGAAGTCGCAGCCGCTGCCGCCGGAGATCGAGGCTGTGGCGGCCGCGATCGCGCAGGCCAAGAATCCGATGATCGCCGCCGAGAACGCCGGGCCGAGCTCGGATGCGTTCGATGCGCTGGTCGAGCTGGCCGATCTGATGGCCATCCCGGTGGTGGAAGGAGCGGGCGCGTTCTTCGGCAATTTTCCGAAGGACCACGACCTCTATGTTGGCCAACAGATCGATCCGTTCTACGGCAAGATCGACCTGGTGGTGCTGGTCGAGACGCGGGCGCCCTGGTACCCGCCGAGCAATGTCCCGCCGGGCGCGAAGATCATTTCGATCAGCGAAAACTCGATCAAGGGCCACATGGTCTACCAGACCATGCATGCAGGCCAGTATCTCGAGGGCGACGTCGCGACGATCCTCAAGCTTTTGTCGGAGGCCCTGCGCCGGATCGGCGTTGATCGGGCGATGCTGACGGAGCGCCGCGCCCGTTGGACCGCGGAGCACCGCAAATGGAAGGAGCGTGTGCTGGCCGCCGAGGAGAAAGCGGCGGCGCTCGACGTCATCACGACGCCGCTTCTGGCCAAGACGCTGCGCGAGGTCATGCCGTCCGACACGGCCTACGTCGACGAGACCATCATTCATTCCTCGGGGCTTCGCGAGCATCTCGACTGGAAGGACGCGCTGACGTTCTTCCGGGCGCCGAGCGGACTGGGGCAGGGGCTCGGCTATGCGCTGGGGGTGAAGCTCGCGGCGCCGAAGCGGCCGGTCGTGGTGGCGATTGGCGACGGCACGTTCATGTACAACCCCGTCGTGCCGGCGGTTAGCTTCGCGGACGAGCACAAGTTGCCGCTCCTGATCGTCATTGCCAACAACGCCAAATACGCGGCGATGCAGTATTTCCACGACAGCTTCTATCCGCAGGGCATCTCGCCCGGGAACCAGGACTACTACGGCGTCTACATCAAGGGACCGAAGTACGAAGAGACCGCGAAGCTCGTCGACGGCTATGCCATGCAGGTGGCCAAGCCCGCCGATCTGAAGCCGGCGCTCCAGGCGGCGCTCAAGAGCATCCAGGCCGGCAAGACGGCAATCCTGAACGTGATCATGCCGGCGGCTGGCAAGCTTCGGTGAACGGCTGACGTGCCTCAGCCGCGGTGAGTTCGAAGAAAATCGCGGAGGATTTTCTCGAAGCGGTCGTACGCCTCGATGGCGGCGTAGTGACCGACGCCGTCGAGACAATGGTAGACGGACCCAGGGATGCGGTCGGCGATGGCGCGGGCGGTCTTCGGCGGACAGACCGGATCGTCCGCGCCGCACACGACCATCACCGGCCGCTTTGTGTCGAGAACCGAAAAGATATCGGCGCGGCACATCATCTCCCAGGCGGCGAGATAGCCGGCCTTGGGCACCACCTTCATGACCTCGACCGCCTCGTCGGCCACGGCGGTCGACACACTCGGGCTGAGGATGGTCCGGCCGCGCTGGATCG
The Rhodoplanes sp. Z2-YC6860 genome window above contains:
- a CDS encoding MFS transporter: MEVKNTRWSIVAALILTGMIAALQVGKVAIALPQLQQDFKLSLFVAASAIGAYSVLGAALGMPVGILTTFVSARRAMIAGLVVAAIGSFLGAASTNGAFLVAARVVEGCGFLTTVLVIPSLLRRAAAPRDLDTILSLWAAYLPSGAAIMMLVGPTVLEQGWRMLWLGNGALCLAAAMLLFFLALPDVAAQPGGRRFGNAGIVLRSKAALLLATTFGLYTFQFMAMAGLLPTLLIERAGLSVATAGMITALTWVANAAGNASAGLLLRAGVPMWTVPLGAFSLMGVAAFGIFSAGLSLTTVVILACTSLGLTGLIPGSVFAAAPRVAPAMLVLTLGLINQGSNVGSLLGPAVLGSLVQHFGWDSAWILFAAIALCGIAAALGLRVALGKVG
- a CDS encoding Bug family tripartite tricarboxylate transporter substrate binding protein; its protein translation is MKVTRRRVLEHTLGVGAFMAAAPYVARAAGYPTQRITIINQFAPGSISDAAARLIAQSLQDQFGQPVIVENKVGGGGLVAAVAVARAVPDGYTLLATASSLHSGAALYKELPIDPVKDFTHIARIGSYPSYIAVRSNLPINSIQDLVAYAKANPGKLSYGHGNNMGQIVGEILKLRLHLDIARVPYRSNPAAMTDLIGGQIDMMVPDLNTGMPHILSGKTRALAVFTKTRCPVLPEVPTLNETVMPGFEIIPWGGLSGPANLPADVVSTLEKAVHNAVQQPKAQEQFQRSGVEMFWAGHKEFTTYVQTQLANWSNLIKEAGIKPE
- a CDS encoding thiamine pyrophosphate-binding protein, with translation MRNDCDGGEAILEALRNLKVDYVVSSPGSEWPSFWEAMARQKRDGKPGPTYIDCGHETLAVAVAAGYTKYTGRMQAVLLHAGAGLLQGSMAVGAARAMEVPMLVMSGESAGYGESEFDPGSQWYRNLSVVGGPQRLIEPLVKFAQQSPAPEILYESVVRAGELAQRQPKGPTYMSVSMETMLHGWQRPDALRSVPPAPKSQPLPPEIEAVAAAIAQAKNPMIAAENAGPSSDAFDALVELADLMAIPVVEGAGAFFGNFPKDHDLYVGQQIDPFYGKIDLVVLVETRAPWYPPSNVPPGAKIISISENSIKGHMVYQTMHAGQYLEGDVATILKLLSEALRRIGVDRAMLTERRARWTAEHRKWKERVLAAEEKAAALDVITTPLLAKTLREVMPSDTAYVDETIIHSSGLREHLDWKDALTFFRAPSGLGQGLGYALGVKLAAPKRPVVVAIGDGTFMYNPVVPAVSFADEHKLPLLIVIANNAKYAAMQYFHDSFYPQGISPGNQDYYGVYIKGPKYEETAKLVDGYAMQVAKPADLKPALQAALKSIQAGKTAILNVIMPAAGKLR